The Streptomyces luteogriseus genome includes a window with the following:
- a CDS encoding MFS transporter, producing the protein MPGHSSSLTRLRIALTVFFALDGFVFAGWVVRIPAIKAQTGASASALGLALLGVSAGAVITMTLTGRLCRRYGNHQVTVVCAVLLSLSVALPPLTHSALALGLVLLLFGAAYGGINVAFNSAAVELVAALRRPVMPSFHAAFSLGGMVGAGLGGLVAGVLSPTRHLLLLTLVGLLVTAAAGPILLRHEPPAPPEQDLPTEGAPPRLDRRTRALVIVFGLIAGCTAYGEGALADWGALHLEQDLHASAGAAAVGYSCFALAMTVGRLTGTTLLERLGRTRTVVAGGSTAAAGMLLGALAPSLWAALLGYAVTGIGLANLFPVAVERAGALAGPGGVATASTLGYGGMLLGPPAIGFMADWFSLPAALTSVAVLAAVAAVVGALVGAAARRTAAG; encoded by the coding sequence GTGCCGGGCCACAGCAGCTCCCTGACCCGACTCCGGATCGCCCTCACCGTCTTCTTCGCCCTCGACGGCTTCGTCTTCGCCGGATGGGTCGTGCGCATCCCCGCCATCAAGGCGCAGACCGGCGCCTCCGCCAGTGCCCTCGGCCTCGCCCTCCTGGGCGTCTCCGCCGGGGCCGTCATCACCATGACCCTCACCGGACGCCTGTGCCGCCGCTACGGGAACCACCAGGTCACCGTCGTCTGCGCGGTGCTGCTCTCGCTCTCCGTCGCTCTGCCCCCGCTGACCCACTCTGCGCTCGCGCTGGGCCTCGTCCTGCTGCTCTTCGGGGCCGCGTACGGCGGGATCAACGTCGCCTTCAACAGCGCGGCCGTCGAGCTCGTGGCCGCGCTTCGGCGGCCGGTCATGCCGAGCTTCCACGCGGCCTTCAGCCTGGGCGGCATGGTCGGGGCGGGGCTGGGCGGGCTCGTCGCGGGGGTCCTCTCCCCCACCCGGCACCTGCTGCTGCTCACGCTCGTCGGCCTGCTCGTCACCGCCGCGGCGGGCCCCATCCTCCTGCGGCACGAGCCGCCGGCGCCCCCGGAGCAGGACCTTCCCACCGAGGGAGCCCCGCCCCGCCTGGACCGCCGCACCCGAGCGCTGGTGATCGTCTTCGGCCTGATCGCGGGGTGCACCGCGTACGGCGAGGGGGCGCTGGCCGACTGGGGAGCCCTGCACCTCGAACAGGACCTGCATGCCTCGGCGGGTGCCGCGGCCGTGGGCTACTCCTGCTTCGCGCTCGCCATGACGGTGGGGCGACTGACCGGCACGACGCTCCTGGAACGCCTGGGGCGGACCCGGACCGTCGTCGCCGGCGGCAGCACCGCGGCGGCCGGCATGCTGCTCGGCGCTCTCGCCCCCTCCCTCTGGGCGGCCCTCCTCGGCTACGCGGTCACGGGCATCGGCCTCGCGAACCTCTTCCCTGTGGCCGTGGAACGCGCGGGCGCCCTCGCCGGTCCCGGTGGTGTCGCCACGGCCTCCACTCTGGGCTACGGGGGCATGCTCCTCGGCCCGCCGGCCATCGGCTTCATGGCGGACTGGTTCTCCCTGCCGGCCGCACTGACGAGCGTGGCGGTCCTGGCGGCGGTGGCGGCGGTCGTAGGCGCCCTGGTGGGGGCGGCCGCGCGACGGACGGCCGCGGGCTGA
- a CDS encoding glutamate-cysteine ligase family protein → MGRDVPALVFTREDRRRYREKMHTDLEVLARMLHESGFESERPQVGLEIELNLVDDAGLPAMRNTDVLRAIADPAWSSELGRFNLEINIPPRELTAGGPGSWEQAIRDALNHAEDRAAAVGAHLIMVGILPTLGEPDVSGAALSGDPRYRLLNEQIFAARGEDLRIRVDGVERLSTYADTITPEAACTSTQFHLQVDPKEFPHYWNAAQAIAGVQIALAANSPFLFGKELWRETRIPLFEQATDTRPEEIKAQGVRPRVWFGERWITSVFDLFEENVRYFPALLPLCEDEDPQKELDSGGVPQLGELTLHNGTIYRWNRPIYAVTDSGPHLRIENRVLPAGPTVADIIANGAFYYGLTRALVDEDRPVWTRMSFSVAEENLHTAARDGIDARLYWPGVGEVPVTELVLRRLLPLAHKGLELTGMDAAWREPLLGIIEQRCVSGRNGALWQAETVHHLEKAGISDRREALRQMTRTYMDYMHMNAPAHTWPVD, encoded by the coding sequence ATGGGACGTGACGTGCCGGCCCTGGTGTTCACCCGGGAGGACCGCCGTCGGTACCGGGAGAAGATGCACACCGACCTCGAGGTGCTCGCCCGGATGCTCCACGAGTCGGGCTTCGAGAGCGAGCGCCCCCAGGTCGGCCTGGAGATCGAGCTCAACCTGGTGGACGACGCCGGGCTGCCCGCGATGCGCAACACCGACGTGCTCCGGGCGATCGCCGACCCCGCCTGGTCCAGCGAACTGGGCCGCTTCAACCTGGAGATCAACATCCCGCCCCGGGAGCTGACGGCCGGTGGCCCCGGCTCCTGGGAGCAGGCGATCCGGGACGCCCTCAACCACGCCGAGGACCGCGCCGCCGCGGTGGGCGCGCACCTGATCATGGTGGGCATCCTGCCGACCCTGGGCGAGCCGGACGTCAGCGGCGCCGCGCTCTCCGGCGACCCGCGCTACCGGTTGCTCAACGAGCAGATCTTCGCGGCCCGGGGAGAAGACCTGAGGATCAGGGTCGACGGCGTGGAGCGCCTGTCGACGTACGCCGACACCATCACTCCCGAGGCCGCCTGCACCAGTACCCAGTTCCATCTCCAGGTCGACCCGAAGGAGTTCCCGCACTACTGGAACGCGGCCCAGGCCATCGCGGGCGTGCAGATCGCCCTCGCGGCGAACTCGCCCTTCCTGTTCGGCAAGGAGCTGTGGCGCGAGACCCGCATCCCCCTGTTCGAGCAGGCCACCGACACCCGCCCCGAGGAGATCAAGGCCCAGGGCGTACGGCCCCGGGTGTGGTTCGGGGAGCGCTGGATCACCAGCGTCTTCGACCTCTTCGAGGAGAACGTGCGCTACTTCCCGGCTCTGCTGCCGCTGTGCGAGGACGAGGACCCGCAGAAGGAGCTGGACAGCGGCGGTGTTCCCCAGCTCGGCGAGCTGACCCTGCACAACGGCACGATCTACCGCTGGAACCGCCCCATCTACGCGGTCACCGACAGCGGCCCGCATCTGCGCATCGAGAACCGCGTGCTCCCCGCCGGTCCCACCGTGGCCGACATCATCGCCAACGGCGCCTTCTACTACGGACTGACCCGCGCCCTGGTCGACGAGGACCGGCCGGTGTGGACGCGGATGTCCTTCTCGGTCGCCGAGGAGAACCTGCACACCGCGGCCCGCGACGGCATCGACGCCCGCCTGTACTGGCCCGGCGTGGGCGAAGTGCCGGTCACGGAACTGGTGTTGCGGCGGCTGCTGCCCCTGGCACACAAGGGCCTGGAGCTGACCGGCATGGACGCCGCGTGGCGCGAGCCCCTGCTGGGCATCATCGAGCAGCGCTGCGTCAGCGGTCGCAACGGCGCCCTGTGGCAGGCGGAGACGGTGCACCACCTGGAGAAGGCCGGCATCTCCGACCGGCGGGAGGCGCTGCGGCAGATGACCAGGACGTACATGGACTACATGCACATGAACGCGCCCGCGCACACCTGGCCCGTGGACTGA
- a CDS encoding Gfo/Idh/MocA family protein codes for MGDAHRVGVVGLGVISRAYLDTLVGRPGVRVTAVADLDASRSAAAAAELPGARALTVEELLSSPDVDTVLNLTTPAAHAEIALGAIRHGKNVYGEKPLAAELEDARAVLEAAAKAGTGVGCAPDTVLGTGVQTARAAVEAGKIGRPQFASAVMVTPGHERWHPHPDFYYTAGGGPLLDMGPYYLTSLVHLLGPVRAVTGAAGRLRAERVIGSGPRAGERIPVEVDSHVSGVLEHVNGTLTTLTTSFDGVATTAAPIEVHGDSGTLSVPDPNRFDGEVRLHALGDTRWRALPASAGYADGARGVGLLDFVTAGGVRAPRANGELALHVLETMTALLRSAAEGRRIELMTSARVPEPVPLTAAAQWQGRTG; via the coding sequence GTGGGCGACGCGCACCGCGTCGGAGTCGTAGGACTCGGCGTCATCTCCCGCGCGTACCTGGACACACTCGTGGGCCGTCCCGGCGTACGCGTCACCGCGGTCGCCGACCTCGACGCCTCCCGGTCGGCGGCGGCCGCCGCCGAACTGCCCGGCGCCCGGGCGCTGACCGTCGAGGAGCTGCTGAGCAGCCCGGACGTGGACACGGTCCTGAACCTGACCACACCGGCCGCCCACGCGGAGATAGCCCTCGGGGCGATCCGGCACGGCAAGAACGTGTACGGGGAGAAGCCCCTGGCCGCGGAGCTGGAGGACGCCCGGGCCGTCCTGGAGGCCGCCGCGAAGGCGGGCACCGGTGTCGGCTGCGCCCCGGACACCGTGCTGGGCACGGGAGTTCAGACCGCGCGTGCCGCGGTGGAGGCCGGGAAGATCGGACGCCCCCAGTTCGCCTCGGCCGTGATGGTCACCCCGGGACACGAACGCTGGCACCCCCACCCCGACTTCTACTACACGGCCGGCGGCGGCCCGCTGCTGGACATGGGGCCGTACTACCTCACGTCCCTGGTCCACCTGCTGGGACCGGTGCGTGCCGTGACGGGGGCCGCCGGGCGGCTGCGCGCCGAGCGCGTCATCGGATCCGGCCCACGCGCCGGCGAGCGCATACCGGTCGAGGTGGACAGCCATGTCTCCGGAGTGCTGGAGCACGTGAACGGGACGCTGACGACGCTCACGACGAGCTTCGACGGCGTGGCCACCACGGCCGCGCCCATCGAGGTGCACGGCGACAGCGGCACCCTCTCCGTCCCCGACCCCAACCGCTTCGACGGGGAGGTGCGCCTCCACGCCCTCGGCGACACGCGCTGGCGCGCCTTGCCGGCGTCGGCGGGCTACGCGGACGGCGCACGCGGTGTCGGCCTGCTCGACTTCGTCACCGCCGGCGGGGTGCGGGCACCGCGCGCGAACGGCGAACTGGCCCTGCACGTCCTGGAGACGATGACGGCTCTGCTGCGTTCGGCGGCCGAGGGGCGGCGCATCGAGCTGATGACATCGGCGCGGGTGCCCGAGCCCGTCCCGTTGACCGCTGCCGCGCAGTGGCAGGGCCGGACCGGCTGA
- a CDS encoding ThuA domain-containing protein, with protein sequence MTQKRALVVRGGWEGHQPVEATELFLPFLRDNGYTVRVEESTEIYADATEMAGTDLVVQCVTMSEITRDQLAGLSSAVEAGTGFTGWHGGIADSFRASSDYLHLVGGQFATHPGKEPCERRGAADDNFLPHTISPTDAGREHPITAGIEEFALDTEQYWVLHDDLIDVLATTTHPVRPWQPWHRPVISPAVWTRRWGAGRIVVTTPGHSVDVLEHPHVRTIIERGMLWATRTASES encoded by the coding sequence ATGACGCAGAAGAGAGCCCTGGTGGTCCGAGGCGGCTGGGAAGGACATCAGCCGGTCGAGGCCACGGAACTGTTCCTGCCCTTCCTCCGGGACAACGGATACACGGTCCGGGTCGAGGAGTCGACCGAGATCTACGCGGACGCCACCGAGATGGCCGGCACCGACCTGGTCGTGCAGTGCGTGACGATGTCGGAGATCACGCGCGACCAGCTGGCGGGGCTGAGCTCCGCGGTCGAGGCCGGTACCGGCTTCACCGGCTGGCACGGCGGCATCGCCGACTCGTTCCGCGCCTCGTCGGACTATCTGCACCTGGTGGGCGGCCAGTTCGCCACACACCCCGGCAAGGAGCCGTGCGAGCGCCGGGGTGCGGCGGACGACAACTTCCTGCCCCACACCATCAGTCCCACCGATGCCGGCCGCGAGCACCCGATCACGGCCGGCATCGAGGAGTTCGCGCTGGACACCGAGCAGTACTGGGTGCTCCACGACGACCTCATCGATGTCCTGGCCACCACCACGCATCCCGTCCGGCCGTGGCAGCCCTGGCACCGGCCGGTCATCTCCCCGGCGGTCTGGACCCGCCGGTGGGGTGCCGGGCGGATCGTGGTGACGACGCCGGGGCACAGCGTCGACGTGCTGGAGCACCCCCATGTCCGCACGATCATCGAGAGGGGCATGCTGTGGGCGACGCGCACCGCGTCGGAGTCGTAG
- a CDS encoding class I SAM-dependent methyltransferase, with translation MDASRRSYDEQAARWNGPAGHAWVDLQGVLNQMFGPIEELLVDAVSAEHAASVLDVGCGTGSITRAVARRVGHCVGVDISGPMIEEARARAEREDVPASFVQADAQEYAFEPAAFDAVISRFGVMFFSDPVRAFANLRSTVKDGAGLRCVVWRGPEENPFMTTAERAAAPFLPELPARRPDQPGQFAFADPGRVHHILAESGWAGVGIEPVDVVCTLPEKELVTYFTRLGPLGTVLPDADERTRAEIVEVVRPAFDPFVQGTEVRYTAACWMVSARAATAKLS, from the coding sequence ATGGATGCCTCACGCAGGTCCTACGACGAGCAGGCCGCCCGCTGGAACGGGCCCGCCGGCCATGCCTGGGTGGATCTCCAGGGGGTGCTGAACCAGATGTTCGGGCCGATCGAGGAGTTGCTCGTCGACGCCGTGTCCGCCGAACACGCGGCCAGTGTGCTGGACGTCGGCTGCGGCACGGGCAGCATCACCCGGGCCGTCGCCCGCAGGGTCGGGCACTGTGTGGGTGTCGACATCTCCGGACCGATGATCGAGGAGGCGCGGGCGCGGGCCGAGCGGGAGGACGTACCGGCGTCCTTCGTCCAGGCCGACGCGCAGGAGTACGCGTTCGAACCCGCGGCCTTCGACGCTGTCATCTCGCGCTTCGGTGTCATGTTCTTCAGCGACCCCGTGCGCGCCTTCGCCAATCTGCGGAGCACGGTGAAGGACGGGGCCGGGCTGCGGTGCGTGGTCTGGCGGGGGCCCGAGGAGAACCCGTTCATGACGACCGCTGAACGCGCCGCGGCCCCCTTCCTGCCGGAGCTTCCCGCCCGCCGGCCGGACCAGCCGGGCCAGTTCGCCTTCGCGGACCCTGGGCGGGTCCACCACATCCTGGCGGAGAGCGGCTGGGCCGGGGTCGGCATCGAGCCGGTCGACGTGGTCTGCACCCTGCCCGAGAAGGAACTCGTCACCTATTTCACCCGGCTCGGTCCGCTCGGGACGGTCCTGCCCGACGCCGACGAGCGGACCCGGGCAGAGATCGTCGAGGTGGTCCGGCCCGCCTTCGACCCGTTCGTGCAGGGCACGGAAGTCCGTTACACCGCGGCCTGCTGGATGGTCTCGGCGCGGGCCGCCACCGCGAAACTTTCGTGA
- a CDS encoding helix-turn-helix domain-containing protein produces the protein MTELDIAEVAHRAGVPASTLRFYEEKGLISSAGRRGLRRQYDPGVLERLALIALGRTAGFSLDEIAQMFAPDGRPCIDRDMLSAKADELDRTIRELAVLRDSLRHAAACPAPSHLECSTFRRLIDAAASGGVAAPGKRPPERR, from the coding sequence ATGACAGAACTGGACATAGCAGAAGTGGCGCACCGCGCAGGAGTGCCCGCCTCGACCCTGCGGTTCTACGAGGAGAAGGGACTGATCTCCTCGGCAGGCCGGCGCGGCCTGCGCCGCCAGTACGACCCCGGGGTGCTGGAGCGGCTGGCGCTGATCGCGCTGGGGCGGACGGCCGGGTTCTCGCTCGACGAGATCGCGCAGATGTTCGCGCCGGACGGGCGGCCGTGCATCGACCGGGACATGCTGTCCGCCAAGGCGGACGAACTGGACCGCACGATCCGTGAACTGGCCGTCCTGCGGGACTCCCTGCGGCACGCCGCCGCCTGCCCCGCGCCGAGCCACCTGGAGTGCTCCACCTTCCGCCGCCTGATCGACGCGGCGGCCTCCGGCGGCGTCGCGGCGCCGGGAAAGCGGCCCCCCGAACGCCGTTGA
- a CDS encoding carbonic anhydrase: MDGNKRWVDGKLQHPDRDPKRRKFVAEAQDPYGVILSRIDSRVPPELVFDAGLGDLFVMRTGGQAVGPVVVGSVEYGPMTSGTPLVVVLGHQRCGAVKAAYGALKDDKPLPGNLQPIAEALRRAYRETVRQQHADPVDAMVRIHTKQTAAGLRTDKDLAPLVKRGELAVVSAYYSLDTGRVEVLTGAPAA; encoded by the coding sequence ATGGACGGCAACAAGCGCTGGGTGGACGGCAAGCTCCAGCACCCCGACCGCGATCCGAAGAGGCGCAAGTTCGTCGCCGAGGCGCAGGACCCGTACGGCGTGATCCTCTCCCGCATCGACTCCCGCGTGCCGCCGGAGCTCGTCTTCGACGCGGGCCTCGGCGACCTGTTCGTGATGCGCACCGGCGGGCAGGCCGTCGGACCCGTCGTCGTCGGTTCCGTGGAGTACGGCCCGATGACGTCCGGCACCCCGCTCGTCGTGGTCCTCGGCCACCAGCGATGCGGAGCCGTCAAGGCGGCCTACGGGGCCCTGAAGGACGACAAGCCGCTGCCCGGCAACCTCCAGCCGATCGCCGAAGCCCTGCGGCGGGCCTACCGGGAGACCGTCAGGCAGCAGCACGCGGACCCGGTCGACGCGATGGTCCGGATCCACACCAAGCAGACCGCCGCCGGCCTGCGGACCGACAAGGACCTCGCGCCACTCGTGAAGAGGGGTGAACTGGCAGTCGTCAGCGCCTACTACTCGCTCGACACAGGCCGCGTGGAGGTCCTCACCGGTGCACCCGCCGCCTGA
- a CDS encoding LacI family DNA-binding transcriptional regulator — protein MDAVPARPARIQDVAAAAGVSVSTVSNVLNRPERVNARTAERVRVAVAALDYVPHPGAAGLRTGHSSAIGLVLPDITNSFYARIARGAADAAYDHGYALVLCHSGDAPEREQGYFSMLVGQRAVGVVVVPLSADPSRLARLRERGIPLVLADRAMPDREGCSASVDDIAGGRIAVQHLLDSGARDILVVNGERGIRQCADRYQGARQAVRSRRGARLDQVVAERMTVAYGTEIARGLKDLPDGVFCTNDFLAAGLCRGLTERGVRVPEDVQVVGYGDLDVAAFGATTLTTVRQPVEDLGRAAVEMLLDEIEARADHLHETRVFAPGLVLRDSTRPPYDD, from the coding sequence GTGGACGCCGTTCCGGCACGCCCCGCCCGCATCCAGGACGTCGCCGCGGCCGCCGGTGTCTCGGTGTCGACGGTGTCGAACGTGCTCAACCGGCCCGAGCGGGTCAACGCCCGGACCGCCGAGCGGGTCCGCGTCGCCGTCGCCGCGCTCGACTACGTCCCCCACCCGGGTGCCGCGGGCCTGCGCACGGGACACTCCTCCGCGATCGGGCTGGTACTGCCCGACATCACCAACTCCTTCTACGCGCGCATCGCACGGGGCGCCGCCGACGCGGCCTACGACCACGGCTACGCCCTCGTCCTCTGCCACAGCGGCGACGCCCCCGAGCGGGAGCAGGGCTACTTCAGCATGCTCGTCGGGCAGCGGGCCGTCGGAGTCGTCGTCGTACCGCTCAGCGCCGACCCGAGCCGGCTGGCCCGGCTGCGCGAACGGGGCATCCCGCTCGTCCTGGCCGACCGCGCGATGCCCGACCGGGAGGGCTGCTCGGCCTCCGTGGACGACATCGCCGGCGGCCGCATCGCCGTACAGCACCTCCTCGACAGCGGGGCCCGCGACATCCTGGTCGTCAACGGGGAGCGCGGCATACGCCAGTGCGCCGACCGCTACCAGGGCGCCCGGCAGGCCGTGCGCAGCCGCCGCGGGGCGCGGCTCGACCAGGTCGTCGCCGAGCGGATGACCGTCGCGTACGGCACGGAGATCGCCCGCGGGCTGAAGGATCTGCCCGACGGGGTGTTCTGCACCAACGACTTCCTCGCCGCCGGCCTGTGCCGGGGTCTGACCGAGCGGGGCGTGCGCGTCCCCGAGGACGTCCAGGTCGTCGGCTACGGCGACCTCGACGTCGCGGCCTTCGGGGCGACGACCCTGACCACGGTCCGGCAGCCGGTCGAGGACCTCGGCCGGGCGGCCGTGGAGATGCTGCTCGACGAGATCGAGGCCCGCGCCGACCACCTCCACGAGACCCGCGTCTTCGCCCCCGGCCTCGTCCTGCGCGACTCCACCCGGCCGCCCTACGACGACTGA